From the genome of Lawsonella clevelandensis, one region includes:
- a CDS encoding uroporphyrinogen decarboxylase/cobalamine-independent methonine synthase family protein, with protein MMVHAEGSLPGTDMRSVLQMIAGEAASAFFLPVLPARGLPATAVGRMTALLPDMVWGYGVRTFVCGPQETRFHRAARSLLEQDMDLLEEIVETTGAGSGPLTVVVAGPVACLSHVELPNGHWMLTDTGAVCDLMDQYVEMVAQLARDLSRRTGRDPWVVMDEGDAGPALSGTLPGAHRWEHIPMPDQQILPAQWSAVGEAMPGRVVLRLPHESTQWVRQCAPALRAGTLRVALPVSLQPSTAQRDEMGELLDQWGGGLECVMPLVVPQRERRQHAHRLAVLLRDLAVAPQESSLPSFHDSMLCYTSENTHGVSLRGIQECLGSLVEMPELVLDEWPQ; from the coding sequence ATGATGGTGCATGCCGAGGGGTCGTTACCCGGTACCGATATGCGTTCGGTGCTGCAGATGATTGCGGGGGAGGCAGCGTCTGCATTCTTTCTCCCCGTGCTACCTGCGCGGGGTCTGCCGGCCACTGCGGTAGGGCGGATGACGGCGCTCCTCCCGGACATGGTGTGGGGCTACGGTGTCCGCACATTTGTTTGCGGACCGCAGGAAACACGTTTCCATCGTGCTGCACGCTCCCTTCTTGAGCAGGATATGGACCTGCTGGAGGAGATCGTTGAGACGACGGGTGCCGGCAGCGGGCCGCTTACCGTGGTGGTGGCGGGTCCTGTTGCCTGTTTATCCCATGTGGAGCTCCCCAATGGGCATTGGATGCTGACAGACACAGGCGCTGTTTGTGACCTGATGGACCAGTACGTCGAGATGGTGGCGCAGCTGGCGCGTGACCTGTCACGACGGACTGGGCGTGACCCGTGGGTAGTGATGGATGAAGGCGACGCGGGGCCAGCGCTGAGTGGGACATTGCCAGGGGCGCACCGGTGGGAACACATTCCCATGCCGGATCAGCAGATCCTGCCGGCGCAGTGGAGTGCTGTGGGGGAGGCGATGCCTGGTAGGGTCGTACTTCGCCTTCCTCATGAGAGTACGCAGTGGGTGCGTCAGTGTGCGCCGGCGTTGCGGGCGGGCACGTTACGAGTGGCACTGCCGGTATCGTTGCAACCATCGACTGCGCAACGGGATGAGATGGGAGAGCTTCTCGACCAGTGGGGAGGTGGGCTGGAGTGCGTGATGCCGTTAGTGGTACCACAGCGGGAGCGTCGACAGCACGCCCATCGTCTTGCTGTGCTCCTCCGGGATTTGGCTGTGGCGCCGCAGGAATCTTCACTGCCTAGCTTCCACGACAGTATGTTGTGCTATACGTCAGAGAACACCCACGGTGTATCACTACGTGGCATACAAGAATGCCTTGGGTCGCTCGTGGAGATGCCAGAGCTAGTGTTGGACGAGTGGCCCCAGTAG
- a CDS encoding cysteine desulfurase family protein, whose translation MLCESPELLAAASYFDHAAITPLREEALTAMRELAGDTGNPSSVHSVGRRARCHVEEARESIAELLGARPSEVIFVGSGTEADNLALKGMALARAGQGYHRLLLSAVEHHSVTDAASWLARFRHDVFGVDLDVLPVDQTGRVELDVVRERLHQADTPLLMTVMAANNEVGTVQPVAALADAAAAAGVPFHVDAVQAVTHMQLDFSHPGITTMSVASQKFGGPTGIGVLLARRDAPLVPLLHGGGQERGLRAGTQNVLGIVGMAAALETAVACQADETARLVALRHQLITGLHRVCDDVIINGPEKAIEGTDSLVLPGIVSASFPGCEGDALLMLLDGKGISVSLGAACTAGVAHASEVLLAMGVPEPQARGTLRLSMGHTTTPQHVDDLLRALPEAIERARLAGLA comes from the coding sequence ATGCTCTGTGAATCCCCAGAATTACTAGCCGCGGCCAGCTACTTTGACCACGCTGCAATCACTCCGCTGCGGGAAGAAGCTCTTACCGCAATGCGCGAACTGGCCGGCGATACGGGGAACCCCTCCAGTGTCCACTCCGTAGGCCGCCGAGCACGCTGCCATGTCGAAGAAGCCCGCGAGTCCATCGCAGAACTCCTCGGCGCACGCCCCAGTGAAGTGATCTTTGTTGGATCCGGAACGGAAGCAGACAACCTGGCACTAAAAGGCATGGCCTTAGCGCGTGCCGGGCAGGGATACCACCGTCTGCTCCTCAGTGCTGTAGAGCACCACTCCGTCACCGATGCGGCCTCATGGCTAGCTAGATTCCGGCACGATGTCTTCGGTGTGGACCTGGACGTGCTGCCCGTTGATCAGACTGGGCGTGTTGAGCTCGACGTCGTCCGCGAGCGTCTCCACCAGGCGGACACTCCACTGCTCATGACAGTCATGGCTGCCAACAACGAAGTGGGAACGGTACAACCCGTCGCGGCGCTCGCTGATGCTGCCGCGGCAGCGGGTGTGCCCTTCCATGTGGATGCGGTACAAGCCGTCACCCATATGCAGCTTGATTTTTCGCATCCGGGCATCACCACGATGTCCGTCGCTTCCCAGAAGTTTGGCGGACCCACTGGTATCGGTGTGCTCTTGGCACGACGTGACGCCCCTCTCGTCCCGCTCCTTCATGGCGGCGGGCAGGAGCGTGGCCTCCGGGCAGGAACGCAGAATGTGCTAGGTATCGTTGGTATGGCTGCTGCACTGGAGACCGCGGTAGCGTGCCAAGCCGACGAAACCGCCCGCTTGGTGGCACTGCGTCACCAGCTCATCACTGGTCTGCACAGGGTCTGTGACGATGTCATCATTAACGGTCCGGAGAAAGCTATCGAGGGAACAGATAGCCTCGTCCTGCCCGGAATCGTCTCCGCTTCCTTCCCCGGATGCGAAGGGGACGCACTGCTTATGCTTCTCGATGGGAAAGGAATCAGCGTCTCTTTGGGAGCGGCATGTACAGCAGGTGTCGCACATGCCTCGGAAGTCCTCCTTGCGATGGGAGTTCCGGAGCCGCAGGCGCGGGGCACACTACGACTTTCCATGGGGCACACCACGACCCCCCAGCATGTTGATGATCTGTTGCGGGCATTGCCTGAGGCTATTGAACGTGCCCGTCTGGCAGGGCTGGCCTAG
- the mnmA gene encoding tRNA 2-thiouridine(34) synthase MnmA, translating to MRVLAALSGGVDSSVAAARLVDAGHDVVGIHLALSSAPATLRTGARGCCSLEDSGDARRVADQLGIPFYVWDFSARFRAQVIEDFVDTYELGETPNPCLRCNERIKFDALLERGLALGYDAVATGHYAQIVDGMLRRGVDQAKDQSYVLGVLNRHQLDHSLFPCGDTEKPQIREEAAAYGFSVASKPDSTDICFIPNGDTRGFLHLRLGDRPGPVIDMVTGDTVAEHRGTYGFTIGQRKGLGLAGPLPDGLPRYVVGLDVRRNTVLIGTRDMLETNYLQGWPANWLSRELADCAAAGERHKLRCEVQVRAHAAPVPCTVEMMGETVTIHTDVPLRGVACGQSAVLYQPDPVGDLVLGSATIHATAESYDTLTAQDSTERPVSSPLSGVSESS from the coding sequence ATGCGTGTCTTAGCTGCGTTATCAGGAGGAGTTGATTCCTCCGTCGCTGCCGCACGTCTGGTCGATGCAGGCCACGACGTCGTTGGTATCCACCTGGCATTGTCCAGTGCACCTGCCACCCTGCGGACGGGTGCACGCGGATGCTGCTCTTTGGAGGATTCTGGAGATGCCCGCCGAGTTGCGGACCAACTGGGTATCCCGTTCTACGTGTGGGATTTCTCTGCGCGTTTTCGCGCCCAGGTCATTGAGGATTTCGTCGATACCTATGAGTTAGGGGAGACCCCTAACCCCTGCCTACGATGCAATGAGCGCATTAAGTTCGACGCCCTTCTCGAGCGTGGTCTAGCTTTGGGCTACGATGCCGTTGCGACTGGCCACTACGCCCAGATTGTTGATGGGATGCTGCGACGCGGAGTCGACCAGGCAAAAGACCAGTCGTATGTGTTGGGGGTTCTCAACCGTCACCAGCTTGATCATTCTCTCTTCCCCTGCGGTGATACGGAGAAGCCGCAGATTCGAGAGGAGGCCGCAGCATATGGTTTTAGCGTGGCCTCGAAACCCGATTCCACCGATATCTGCTTCATTCCCAATGGGGACACCCGCGGTTTCCTGCATTTAAGGCTGGGAGATCGGCCAGGGCCGGTCATCGATATGGTGACGGGGGACACCGTCGCTGAACACCGAGGCACCTACGGATTCACCATTGGACAGCGCAAGGGTCTAGGTCTGGCGGGCCCGCTGCCAGATGGTTTACCACGCTATGTGGTGGGCTTAGATGTGCGGCGTAATACCGTCCTCATCGGTACACGGGACATGTTGGAGACGAATTACCTGCAGGGGTGGCCAGCTAACTGGCTATCGCGAGAGTTGGCGGACTGCGCGGCGGCGGGGGAGCGCCACAAACTCCGTTGTGAAGTGCAGGTGCGGGCGCACGCAGCGCCAGTGCCGTGCACTGTCGAGATGATGGGGGAGACCGTCACCATCCACACAGATGTCCCCTTGCGCGGAGTGGCGTGTGGTCAAAGCGCAGTGCTCTACCAACCCGATCCAGTAGGCGACCTTGTGCTTGGGTCGGCCACTATTCACGCGACAGCTGAGAGCTACGATACCCTCACGGCGCAAGATAGTACGGAGAGGCCGGTATCCTCTCCACTCAGTGGAGTTTCGGAATCCTCATGA
- a CDS encoding 3'-5' exonuclease, whose product MSDSFFTPHHVCSFDLETTGPNPRTARIVTSSCLDIDLPESSSADAEPRIVTHNWLADPGCAIPAEATAVHGISTEQARREGRPHAEVVKESVAHLYAAWEEGRTLIVYNAPFDLTILQHWEPTFEVRGLVLDPYVVDRALDKYRKGKRTLGIVCEHYQVSLDNAHNSDADAWGAAQLAKRLADVYPQLRTTPVDELMALQTNWHRERQQSFREYLERIGQDPRTVETEWPLLGPLVQH is encoded by the coding sequence GTGTCAGACTCTTTTTTTACCCCACACCATGTGTGCTCCTTCGATTTAGAGACGACGGGCCCAAACCCTCGGACGGCACGCATCGTCACTTCCTCATGTCTTGATATCGACCTGCCAGAGTCCTCGTCAGCGGATGCGGAACCCCGCATTGTCACCCATAACTGGCTGGCTGATCCGGGTTGTGCCATTCCCGCTGAAGCCACTGCGGTTCACGGTATTTCGACGGAACAGGCACGGCGTGAAGGCCGCCCACATGCGGAGGTCGTCAAGGAATCTGTCGCTCATCTCTATGCCGCTTGGGAGGAGGGCCGTACTCTCATCGTCTATAACGCCCCGTTTGATCTCACCATTCTGCAGCACTGGGAGCCGACATTCGAGGTACGCGGGCTGGTGCTCGATCCCTATGTGGTGGATCGTGCTCTCGACAAATACCGCAAGGGAAAACGCACCCTCGGTATTGTGTGCGAACACTACCAGGTGTCGCTAGACAATGCGCACAACTCCGATGCAGACGCTTGGGGGGCTGCACAGCTTGCCAAGCGGTTGGCAGATGTCTATCCGCAGTTGCGGACCACCCCGGTAGACGAACTCATGGCGCTGCAAACCAACTGGCACCGCGAGCGCCAACAGAGTTTCCGGGAGTATCTGGAGCGCATAGGGCAAGATCCCCGCACTGTGGAAACAGAATGGCCGCTACTGGGGCCACTCGTCCAACACTAG
- a CDS encoding electron transfer flavoprotein subunit alpha/FixB family protein, whose product MTILVPIAYTGRGDQVQPTQASLEAITAARTIDTVHAVVLCEPGVSHSLAAALAPFGVEALHVAEDKDAFAFFATSLVDVLSTIAVTDKVAGVLLPDSIINREIAGRVAVRLGSGLASDVVALTDLTHVTHSIFGSQLDVAVEVRGRYPVIVLRNGVVEATEAETVDQHDVDIRTMALPDPTIRRGVRVSQRTEDTPSDRPDLTQAKVVVAGGRGVGSAEGFHEYVEGLADQFGAAVGATRDAVDLGYCGGAIQIGQTGVTVNPDLYIGLGISGAIQHKAGMQNSKHIVVINNDPDAPLFSIADLGIVGDVDDIVPQLIDLLKARS is encoded by the coding sequence ATGACTATCCTTGTCCCCATCGCGTACACCGGTCGTGGTGACCAGGTACAGCCCACCCAAGCGAGCCTTGAGGCGATCACTGCCGCCCGCACCATCGACACCGTTCACGCTGTCGTCCTGTGTGAGCCAGGCGTTTCCCACAGCCTCGCAGCAGCACTGGCACCCTTTGGGGTGGAGGCACTCCATGTTGCCGAAGACAAAGACGCATTTGCCTTCTTTGCCACCTCACTCGTCGACGTCCTCAGCACAATCGCGGTGACTGACAAGGTTGCTGGCGTGCTCCTTCCCGACAGCATCATCAACCGTGAAATTGCCGGGCGTGTGGCAGTTCGTCTGGGATCCGGCCTAGCCTCCGATGTCGTGGCCCTCACCGATCTCACGCACGTCACGCACTCCATATTCGGCTCACAACTCGATGTCGCTGTCGAGGTCCGTGGCCGCTACCCGGTCATTGTTCTCCGCAACGGTGTCGTCGAAGCAACAGAGGCAGAGACAGTAGATCAGCACGATGTCGATATTCGTACCATGGCCCTGCCCGACCCCACTATTCGACGAGGCGTCCGCGTTTCCCAACGCACCGAAGACACCCCCAGCGATCGACCTGATCTTACCCAGGCGAAGGTAGTGGTAGCCGGTGGGCGCGGCGTCGGGTCCGCAGAAGGCTTCCACGAGTACGTGGAGGGGCTTGCCGACCAATTCGGTGCGGCAGTCGGTGCGACCCGCGACGCAGTGGACCTCGGATACTGCGGAGGCGCCATCCAGATCGGCCAAACCGGTGTCACCGTCAACCCAGATCTTTACATCGGGCTTGGCATCTCCGGAGCAATCCAGCATAAGGCTGGTATGCAGAACTCCAAGCACATTGTGGTCATCAACAACGACCCGGATGCACCACTCTTCTCTATCGCTGACCTCGGTATTGTAGGCGACGTTGACGATATCGTTCCGCAGCTCATCGACCTGCTGAAAGCTCGCAGCTGA
- a CDS encoding glycosyltransferase family 4 protein — protein MKVLMISWEFPPVMVGGLGAHVDRLVGELAAAGHEIVMVTRAPAASPGVVTETTDEMRGNVRVVSVPLTPLAIDFTSDLMAWTLLMGTAMTQAIQHLLHGTGPCRENGAWQPDVIHGHDWLVAVPACAIAEQYGLPLVGTFHATEAGRNSGWLSHPINRHVHSAEWWFANSCDYLIACSRPMMDEISATFGDPATGSPGLPPLRFIPNGIDTREWTIPHQPARATTAPHLIYFGRLEWEKGVHDILSSLPLLRRRYPGIHVTVAGEGMKREWLESEQRRHRLCGSVHFAGFMRKNELRELISTADLAVLPSRYEPFGIVALEAAAAGIPVVAARAGGLADIIIDGVTGWSYSPGIIEEMVETIDAALRHPAERDRRAAANRAQLPQRFCWTHIAQQTVQVYEHAAAGVTRRAQWALPRPLIPLRPLPERDWTTPVDVETTVPQP, from the coding sequence ATGAAGGTGCTGATGATCTCCTGGGAGTTTCCCCCAGTGATGGTGGGTGGCCTGGGTGCTCATGTCGATCGCCTTGTGGGAGAGTTAGCAGCAGCAGGGCATGAGATTGTGATGGTGACGCGCGCACCAGCTGCTTCTCCTGGAGTTGTTACAGAGACAACCGATGAGATGCGGGGGAACGTGAGGGTGGTGTCTGTTCCGCTCACCCCGCTAGCGATTGACTTCACGAGCGATCTGATGGCATGGACACTACTCATGGGGACTGCCATGACACAGGCAATCCAGCATCTTCTCCACGGCACCGGGCCGTGCAGAGAGAATGGTGCCTGGCAGCCCGATGTCATCCACGGCCATGACTGGCTCGTTGCTGTTCCTGCCTGTGCTATCGCCGAACAGTACGGGCTTCCTTTGGTGGGAACCTTCCATGCTACGGAAGCTGGCCGTAACTCCGGTTGGCTCTCTCACCCCATCAACCGCCACGTACATTCGGCTGAATGGTGGTTTGCCAATTCCTGTGACTATCTCATTGCTTGCTCGCGTCCGATGATGGACGAGATCTCTGCAACCTTCGGAGACCCCGCCACGGGATCCCCCGGGTTACCCCCGCTACGTTTTATCCCGAATGGCATTGATACTCGCGAGTGGACGATTCCGCATCAACCGGCGCGCGCTACCACTGCCCCACACCTGATCTATTTTGGCCGTTTGGAGTGGGAGAAGGGTGTTCACGATATTCTCTCGTCACTTCCGCTCTTGCGGCGCCGCTATCCCGGGATTCATGTCACTGTTGCTGGGGAGGGAATGAAACGGGAGTGGCTAGAGTCTGAACAGCGCCGGCACCGTCTCTGCGGCTCTGTCCACTTTGCAGGTTTTATGAGAAAGAATGAATTGCGGGAGTTGATCTCTACTGCCGATCTGGCTGTGCTACCGTCCCGCTATGAGCCTTTCGGCATTGTCGCATTGGAGGCCGCCGCTGCCGGGATCCCTGTGGTAGCTGCGCGTGCTGGCGGGCTTGCTGACATCATTATTGATGGTGTGACTGGCTGGAGCTACTCCCCTGGCATTATCGAAGAAATGGTGGAGACCATCGATGCGGCTCTACGACATCCGGCCGAGCGGGATCGCCGGGCGGCCGCAAACCGTGCACAGCTTCCCCAACGATTTTGTTGGACCCATATTGCCCAGCAGACGGTGCAGGTCTACGAGCATGCTGCCGCTGGCGTGACTCGGCGGGCCCAGTGGGCTCTCCCACGGCCGCTGATACCCCTGCGTCCGCTTCCCGAACGGGATTGGACGACTCCCGTTGATGTGGAAACAACTGTTCCGCAACCGTAG
- a CDS encoding 1,4-alpha-glucan branching protein domain-containing protein: protein MTMTPTVPGLFTLVLHSHLPWFAHHGTWPVGEELLYQAWGNSYIPVVEELYRLADEGYRDVLSLGITPIVAAQLDDPYCLRGMHEWLANWQMRAAEAATFTAAATVDPASAHATGAIRAMGSREAVAAHWASKRFLARWSSGGSPVFRPLQDAGVIEMLGGPLAHPFQPLLPRTLRRFFLESGLADSELRKGTRPAGLWAPECAFTPGMEVDYQRAGVTHFMVDGPSLHGDTACGRPVGASDVVAFGRDLTVSYRVWSPKAGYPGHADYRDFHTYHHETGFKPARVTGRSVSPEHKSPYNPERAGARVDHDVADFVDTVLGRLRSETERCGRPAHVVAAFDTELFGHWWYEGPQWLGKVIRALHAAGVHVGSLATARAEGYVGAPVELDDCSWGSGKDWRVWEGPPVADIVELNQQICAELATALWEFLPGDATPVRPRDRYCDQIVREAALALQSDWAFLISKDTAADYARSRAYLHGHAMRELITARHHHWRGQESQLLSAWQAADGPFSQVDARLLRSAYDEED from the coding sequence ATGACGATGACACCCACAGTACCCGGCCTTTTTACACTTGTTCTCCATAGTCACCTGCCCTGGTTTGCCCATCATGGGACATGGCCGGTGGGCGAGGAGCTTCTCTATCAAGCCTGGGGGAACTCCTACATTCCCGTCGTTGAAGAGCTGTATCGGTTAGCAGACGAAGGCTACCGTGACGTACTTTCCCTCGGTATCACTCCCATTGTGGCTGCCCAGCTAGACGATCCCTACTGTCTCCGTGGCATGCACGAGTGGTTGGCGAACTGGCAGATGCGGGCTGCAGAGGCGGCTACCTTTACAGCTGCTGCTACGGTGGATCCAGCCTCAGCCCATGCCACTGGTGCCATCCGTGCCATGGGTAGCCGTGAGGCGGTAGCGGCACATTGGGCCAGCAAACGCTTTCTTGCCCGTTGGAGTAGCGGTGGTTCGCCAGTGTTCCGCCCGCTGCAGGATGCCGGTGTGATCGAAATGTTGGGGGGACCGCTCGCCCATCCGTTCCAGCCACTACTCCCCCGGACTTTGCGCCGCTTCTTTCTTGAGTCAGGTCTTGCCGATAGTGAACTGCGGAAGGGTACTCGTCCGGCTGGTTTATGGGCTCCTGAATGCGCCTTCACTCCCGGTATGGAAGTGGACTACCAGCGTGCCGGTGTCACCCACTTTATGGTGGATGGCCCTTCACTCCATGGGGACACTGCGTGCGGCCGTCCGGTAGGTGCCAGTGATGTTGTGGCTTTCGGCCGTGATCTCACCGTCAGCTATCGTGTATGGTCCCCCAAGGCTGGCTACCCTGGCCATGCCGATTACCGTGATTTCCACACGTACCACCACGAAACCGGTTTTAAGCCGGCGCGGGTGACGGGCCGCTCTGTCTCTCCAGAGCATAAATCCCCTTATAATCCGGAGCGTGCGGGGGCACGTGTCGACCACGATGTAGCAGACTTCGTGGATACCGTTCTGGGTCGTTTACGAAGCGAAACTGAGCGGTGTGGACGCCCCGCACACGTCGTGGCGGCATTTGATACTGAGCTCTTTGGACATTGGTGGTACGAGGGTCCCCAGTGGCTGGGGAAAGTTATCCGCGCTTTGCACGCTGCGGGTGTTCACGTTGGTTCCCTGGCGACGGCCCGTGCGGAGGGCTATGTGGGCGCTCCCGTGGAGTTAGATGACTGTTCGTGGGGGTCTGGTAAGGACTGGCGTGTCTGGGAGGGACCACCAGTGGCTGACATTGTGGAGCTCAACCAACAAATCTGTGCTGAGCTGGCGACCGCCTTGTGGGAGTTTCTCCCCGGCGACGCCACTCCTGTACGACCACGTGACCGTTACTGCGACCAGATTGTTCGGGAGGCAGCACTCGCGCTGCAATCGGACTGGGCATTCCTCATTTCGAAAGACACGGCTGCAGACTACGCACGCTCCCGCGCCTATCTGCATGGCCACGCGATGCGCGAGCTCATCACTGCCCGGCACCATCATTGGCGGGGACAGGAATCACAGTTGCTCAGCGCGTGGCAGGCAGCCGATGGACCTTTCTCGCAAGTGGATGCTCGGTTGCTACGAAGCGCCTATGATGAGGAAGATTAA
- a CDS encoding class I SAM-dependent methyltransferase — protein MSNEDFPADPDTVVPLPMTGERTAPDTDQENYWFRRHEIVYLAWRERCRDRDVIEAGAGEGYGAGMLAPYTQSLHGVDYDLLACQHATSKYRVGAPCPLTFTQADLGALPFADECADVIVNSQVIEHLPDQEGFVAECFRVLRPGGVLVVATPNRITFTPAGQPINPFHIRELNARELADLLVGPGFELVETLGVYHGPHLRHLDDKWGGLIRAQLQPYLENRPWSAELRADVDSVTATDFEFRTCPPAEVRDGALDDPTSLDDSLDLVFVGRKLR, from the coding sequence GTGAGTAACGAGGACTTCCCGGCTGACCCCGATACGGTTGTGCCGCTCCCTATGACAGGTGAGCGCACGGCCCCTGATACCGACCAGGAAAACTACTGGTTCCGCCGCCACGAGATTGTGTATCTGGCGTGGCGGGAGCGCTGTCGCGACAGGGACGTTATTGAAGCGGGAGCTGGAGAAGGCTATGGGGCAGGTATGTTGGCCCCCTACACCCAATCTCTACACGGGGTGGATTACGATCTGCTGGCGTGCCAGCACGCGACGAGCAAATACCGGGTTGGTGCGCCCTGCCCACTCACCTTCACCCAGGCAGATTTGGGGGCGTTGCCGTTTGCGGACGAGTGCGCCGACGTCATCGTTAATTCTCAGGTCATTGAGCATCTTCCCGACCAAGAGGGGTTTGTGGCGGAGTGTTTCCGGGTGCTGCGTCCAGGTGGTGTGCTAGTGGTGGCGACTCCCAATCGCATTACCTTTACACCTGCCGGCCAACCTATTAACCCCTTCCATATTCGGGAGCTTAACGCCCGCGAATTAGCTGATCTGTTGGTTGGGCCAGGCTTTGAGCTGGTGGAGACACTGGGGGTATATCACGGCCCGCACCTGCGCCATCTCGATGACAAGTGGGGTGGCCTTATCCGGGCGCAACTGCAACCTTATTTGGAGAACCGTCCCTGGTCGGCGGAGCTGCGGGCAGATGTCGATAGCGTCACTGCTACCGATTTTGAATTTCGCACTTGTCCCCCAGCAGAGGTGCGGGACGGGGCCTTGGACGATCCCACGTCTCTCGATGACAGCTTGGATCTTGTTTTTGTGGGGAGGAAGCTGCGATGA
- a CDS encoding electron transfer flavoprotein subunit beta/FixA family protein, translating to MSATVVLVKQVPDYETDNSLTDDFRLNRESVDKILDETNEHAVEAAVQLNDVLEIPHEIIALTMGPASAVEALRRAMAMGADRGIHICDDALVGSDAIQTGWVLANALGHIADTKLVICGDQSSDSGAGTVPAIIAEYLGIPALTSVHSLIVEPDGTLNAERATDGFTYHLSADMPALVSVTETMNEPRFPSFKGIMAAKKKEVTEWSLADIGVLPNQVGQTGAGTVVVNTTERPAKQQGEVFADNGDGAQRIMDYLVSEKLV from the coding sequence ATGTCAGCCACCGTCGTCCTTGTGAAGCAAGTTCCCGACTACGAAACGGACAACTCGCTCACCGACGATTTCCGCCTCAACCGCGAAAGTGTCGACAAAATCTTGGACGAAACCAACGAGCATGCGGTGGAGGCGGCAGTACAGCTCAATGACGTGCTGGAAATCCCCCATGAAATCATCGCGCTCACTATGGGCCCAGCTAGTGCAGTGGAGGCCCTCCGGCGGGCAATGGCCATGGGGGCGGACCGTGGCATCCACATCTGTGACGATGCCCTTGTCGGTTCAGACGCAATCCAAACCGGGTGGGTACTCGCCAACGCCCTCGGCCACATCGCTGACACGAAACTTGTTATCTGTGGCGACCAATCCTCCGATTCCGGAGCAGGAACCGTCCCCGCCATCATCGCCGAGTACCTGGGAATCCCCGCTCTCACCAGCGTGCACTCGCTCATAGTGGAACCAGACGGCACGTTGAACGCCGAACGAGCCACCGACGGGTTTACCTACCATCTCAGTGCTGACATGCCGGCATTGGTCTCCGTTACCGAGACCATGAATGAACCACGCTTCCCCTCCTTCAAAGGCATCATGGCGGCCAAAAAGAAAGAGGTCACCGAGTGGAGCCTCGCAGATATTGGAGTGCTGCCCAACCAAGTGGGACAAACCGGTGCTGGCACCGTAGTGGTCAACACCACCGAACGCCCCGCCAAGCAGCAGGGCGAAGTGTTTGCCGATAACGGTGACGGAGCACAGCGTATTATGGACTACCTCGTCTCCGAAAAGCTCGTATAG